Proteins from one uncultured Anaeromusa sp. genomic window:
- a CDS encoding RluA family pseudouridine synthase produces the protein MLVYRIPALPKPTSIRDFIRLHCGLSQSLWRRIQREGRILCNDQAPPPGYWLQEGDLLILSWPKHPATIVAPLPIDIAYEDDVLLVVNKPAGLLAHPHAGPPEATLADAVLTHYQTCGWDYEYHPVHRLDRNTSGLVLIAKRPDIQHFFQKDSLLHLQRSYLGLCHGDWTTHYGCIQAPLARKLGSLIERCVAADGQDALTHYHCCHHTAEASLVRFHLETGRTHQIRVHCAYVGHPLLGDDLYGGLQAQIQRQALHAYALRFRHPLTQKVICVRSPLPSDMKNLLQNKNYLKK, from the coding sequence ATGCTTGTCTATCGTATTCCTGCATTACCCAAGCCCACTTCCATCCGCGATTTTATCCGACTTCATTGCGGACTCTCACAAAGTCTATGGCGTCGTATACAAAGAGAAGGCCGCATCCTCTGTAATGATCAAGCGCCCCCGCCTGGCTATTGGCTGCAAGAGGGAGATTTACTCATCCTCTCTTGGCCCAAACATCCAGCGACAATTGTTGCGCCTTTGCCAATCGATATAGCCTATGAAGATGATGTCCTTCTCGTCGTCAATAAACCTGCCGGGCTTTTAGCCCATCCCCACGCCGGGCCTCCAGAAGCGACCCTGGCAGACGCAGTTCTTACTCATTATCAGACCTGTGGCTGGGATTATGAATATCATCCTGTCCATCGCCTGGACCGTAATACTTCCGGCTTAGTTCTTATCGCTAAACGCCCGGATATCCAGCATTTTTTTCAAAAAGACAGTTTACTTCATTTACAACGCTCCTACTTAGGTCTTTGCCATGGCGACTGGACCACTCATTATGGTTGTATTCAGGCTCCTCTTGCCCGTAAACTAGGCAGCCTAATCGAGCGCTGCGTAGCCGCAGACGGACAAGACGCGCTAACCCATTATCATTGTTGTCATCATACTGCCGAAGCATCGTTAGTCCGCTTTCATTTAGAAACAGGCCGTACCCACCAAATCCGCGTTCATTGCGCCTATGTCGGACATCCTTTATTGGGAGACGATCTTTACGGCGGACTACAGGCACAGATTCAGAGACAAGCGCTTCATGCTTATGCCCTGCGTTTTCGCCATCCTCTAACCCAAAAA